A stretch of Treponema vincentii F0403 DNA encodes these proteins:
- a CDS encoding GerMN domain-containing protein, with translation MERTLLYFPANDHTVGVEERYLPQLPESEFAVSLVNELLLGPSDHRFLRFADPQLRLRSCFVRDNALYVDLPAQVLTPAVKTPDFYTVYTLLQKNITVNCKHIDSVYFYIDGVPAYQQL, from the coding sequence ATGGAACGTACGCTTTTATATTTTCCGGCAAACGATCATACTGTCGGCGTTGAAGAGCGGTATCTGCCTCAGCTTCCCGAATCGGAATTTGCCGTATCGCTTGTCAATGAACTGCTGCTCGGCCCTTCCGATCACCGCTTTTTACGGTTTGCCGATCCTCAGTTACGGCTCCGCAGCTGCTTTGTCCGGGATAACGCACTTTATGTCGATTTACCCGCTCAAGTTTTAACACCCGCTGTTAAAACCCCCGATTTTTATACCGTTTATACTTTACTGCAAAAAAATATCACCGTAAACTGTAAGCATATCGATTCCGTTTATTTTTATATCGACGGTGTGCCGGCATATCAGCAGCTCTAA
- a CDS encoding ATP-grasp domain-containing protein, whose amino-acid sequence MTKKRVFMLGAGFMQGVAIRAARALGCTVVAADGNPSAVCAGEADEFVCIDLKDTARLIDYARYLQQNGGLDAVFTAATDFSAAVAAIAAACGLRGHTLEAALNATDKVRMRECFRKAGVPSPAFIELTAADLETSASAGAVLHAAVPAGAAEPFAAAGRSVSEFESGTRERLAVLLGELAGRFPLVVKPVDNMGARGCSLVKDISGLREAAATAVRYSRSGRVIVEEYIEGSEFSIEGLIFGGRLYVTALADRHIFFPPYFIEMGHTIPSDCPQEIADEVISVFERGVHALGLTDGAVKGDILVRGGKAFVGEIAARLSGGYMSGWTVPYSSGLDITAAALTLALGGSPRLHTCGKDHFVVPLKQNCSFVSAERAWISIPGQAAAVSGLEAARAVPFVKDVFPRAGAGDTVVFPQNNVEKCGNVLSAAPSRLEAVQASETACRKIVLRLKPHVAETEAFLADVRSPAEQRAFPPNFLQFTEPLIGADSAASGVFFERLLADAAYEEKDGFILPCFLTAALDSARDLQGRTLRELLRQALGEEPGLAAVLCSVPAESSSAASPDMQRKNGYWKALIRGGLQGLLYRYDCEKA is encoded by the coding sequence GGAAATCCGTCCGCAGTGTGCGCAGGAGAAGCCGATGAGTTCGTATGCATCGACTTAAAAGATACCGCGCGCCTCATCGACTATGCGCGGTATTTACAGCAGAATGGCGGACTCGATGCGGTGTTTACCGCCGCGACGGATTTCTCCGCCGCAGTTGCCGCGATCGCGGCTGCCTGCGGCTTGCGCGGGCACACACTGGAAGCAGCGCTCAATGCGACGGACAAGGTGCGGATGCGCGAATGTTTCCGTAAAGCCGGCGTTCCGTCTCCTGCTTTTATCGAATTGACCGCCGCCGATCTTGAAACTTCTGCCTCTGCGGGCGCTGTTTTACATGCTGCGGTTCCGGCCGGAGCGGCGGAACCTTTTGCAGCTGCCGGTAGGAGCGTCTCCGAGTTTGAGTCCGGTACGCGTGAGCGGCTTGCCGTTCTGCTTGGAGAACTTGCAGGGCGTTTCCCCTTGGTGGTAAAGCCCGTCGATAACATGGGCGCCCGCGGGTGTTCGCTGGTCAAAGATATTTCCGGTTTACGGGAAGCGGCGGCAACCGCCGTGCGGTATTCGCGGAGCGGGCGCGTCATTGTTGAAGAATACATAGAAGGAAGCGAGTTTTCTATAGAAGGGCTGATCTTCGGCGGGCGGCTTTATGTAACCGCGCTTGCCGATCGGCATATCTTTTTTCCGCCGTATTTTATCGAGATGGGGCATACCATCCCGTCGGATTGCCCCCAAGAAATTGCCGATGAGGTTATTTCCGTGTTTGAGCGCGGCGTTCATGCGCTCGGCTTAACTGACGGAGCGGTGAAGGGTGATATTTTAGTGCGGGGCGGTAAGGCTTTTGTCGGAGAGATCGCCGCCCGTCTTTCAGGCGGCTACATGTCCGGCTGGACTGTTCCCTACAGTTCCGGGCTGGATATTACGGCGGCGGCGCTGACGTTAGCGCTCGGCGGTTCGCCCCGGCTGCACACCTGCGGCAAGGATCATTTCGTAGTGCCGCTTAAACAGAACTGTTCGTTTGTTTCTGCAGAGCGGGCATGGATTTCCATCCCTGGGCAGGCGGCGGCCGTCAGCGGCTTGGAAGCCGCGCGCGCAGTGCCCTTCGTAAAAGATGTGTTTCCCCGTGCCGGTGCAGGCGATACGGTGGTGTTTCCGCAGAACAATGTGGAAAAATGCGGCAACGTATTGAGCGCTGCGCCGAGCCGCCTCGAAGCGGTGCAGGCAAGCGAGACTGCCTGCCGTAAAATCGTACTGAGGCTTAAACCCCATGTCGCGGAAACCGAAGCGTTTTTAGCCGATGTGCGTTCTCCCGCAGAACAGCGGGCATTTCCGCCGAATTTTCTGCAATTTACGGAGCCGCTCATCGGCGCCGACTCTGCCGCTTCGGGTGTTTTTTTCGAGCGCTTACTCGCGGATGCGGCTTACGAAGAAAAAGACGGGTTTATCCTGCCGTGCTTTTTAACCGCTGCGCTCGATTCCGCCCGCGACCTGCAAGGAAGGACGCTGCGGGAACTGCTGCGTCAGGCGCTCGGCGAAGAACCGGGACTGGCTGCCGTGCTGTGTTCAGTTCCGGCGGAAAGCAGCTCCGCCGCTTCTCCGGATATGCAGCGGAAGAACGGATATTGGAAGGCGCTAATCCGCGGCGGACTGCAAGGATTACTCTATCGGTATGACTGCGAAAAGGCATAA
- a CDS encoding flagellar filament outer layer protein FlaA, whose translation MKRTSILVAIALLFIGAFAVAEEAILVDFALLNADILADKNGAMTQNRRTVMDYATVAGSTYTDEQKALMRTSLAIGQWEVVLNSSSRNPTAVAVSHAAESKVSDEAKNFAGQTLMGVRIEFPLWAHNASATIEPTFDIPVYEPLAQVDDQGNVQEATDEEKASGKGRFEDGYGVVRNTGVIKSIAVNTYGMNFPHGLYVLIRNEKNEVKRYFMGYLLFDGWKELVWNNPAYLSDVRSRETRIYPAYPTSLPYCTFEGFLVTRDAAHEGGSFVGYFKDVKLIYDKAVLNTVRDFADEDIWGIQTKLNNERMQREVARFGQTQVLRFLEQEKMATEAGFTPSEGSAAAAENTKQ comes from the coding sequence ATGAAAAGAACAAGCATACTTGTAGCAATTGCACTTCTCTTTATCGGTGCATTTGCGGTTGCTGAAGAAGCAATTTTGGTTGACTTTGCGTTATTGAACGCAGATATCCTTGCGGATAAGAACGGCGCCATGACTCAAAACCGCAGAACGGTTATGGATTATGCTACCGTCGCAGGTTCTACCTACACCGATGAGCAGAAGGCTCTGATGAGAACATCATTGGCTATCGGTCAATGGGAAGTGGTTTTGAACTCTTCTTCCCGCAATCCTACTGCTGTTGCGGTTTCTCATGCCGCTGAATCAAAAGTAAGCGATGAAGCGAAAAATTTTGCAGGCCAAACCTTAATGGGTGTCCGCATTGAATTCCCGCTTTGGGCACACAATGCAAGTGCTACGATTGAACCCACTTTTGATATCCCCGTATATGAACCGCTTGCACAGGTTGATGATCAGGGAAATGTTCAGGAAGCCACTGATGAAGAAAAAGCTTCCGGAAAAGGCCGCTTTGAAGACGGATACGGCGTTGTACGCAATACCGGTGTCATCAAGTCTATTGCAGTTAATACCTATGGTATGAATTTCCCCCATGGGCTGTATGTACTCATCCGCAATGAAAAGAATGAAGTAAAACGCTATTTCATGGGTTATTTGCTGTTTGACGGATGGAAAGAGCTTGTATGGAACAATCCTGCATATTTGAGCGATGTACGCAGCCGTGAAACCCGCATCTATCCTGCCTATCCTACTTCACTCCCGTACTGCACATTTGAAGGATTCTTGGTAACTCGTGATGCAGCACATGAAGGCGGATCTTTTGTAGGTTACTTCAAAGATGTTAAACTCATCTATGACAAAGCCGTGTTGAACACCGTACGTGATTTTGCGGATGAAGATATCTGGGGTATCCAGACAAAATTGAACAATGAGCGTATGCAGCGTGAAGTTGCCCGTTTCGGTCAAACACAAGTTCTCCGCTTCTTAGAGCAGGAGAAGATGGCAACCGAAGCCGGCTTTACTCCTTCTGAAGGTTCAGCTGCTGCTGCCGAAAATACAAAGCAATAG
- a CDS encoding N-acetylmuramoyl-L-alanine amidase: MTAKRHNSKFFITGILFFLLSCVPALAADKTVSVLDAAKALDADLTWDPLSQEITFTVGDHTAQCRIGRPLVFFDYRETVLAQAPQIGTNAHPQLPAALFTQLEDFFKQFDTGSFFRVGAILIDPGHGGKDPGTVGSYVENGKTIPVYEKNIALTVSVTLYDMLSKNYPDKKILLTRSGDTYPSLEERVEMANKVSLKKNEAILYISIHANASPFNKKPYGFEVWYLPPDYRRDLIDKNTASKEIVHILNSMLEEEFSTESILIAKNISDGLEAQIGKESKNRGLKEKEWFVVRNAKMPSVLIELGFVSNPEEAKRLNTPSYLQKCAQGIYNGLTAFISRFESQ, from the coding sequence ATGACTGCGAAAAGGCATAACAGTAAATTTTTTATTACCGGCATTCTCTTCTTTTTGCTGAGCTGTGTTCCCGCACTTGCAGCCGATAAAACCGTCTCTGTGCTTGACGCTGCAAAAGCGCTTGACGCAGATCTGACATGGGATCCGCTTTCACAGGAAATCACCTTCACTGTCGGCGATCATACGGCGCAGTGCCGGATCGGCCGTCCGCTCGTATTTTTTGACTACCGTGAAACAGTGCTCGCTCAAGCTCCTCAGATAGGGACTAACGCTCACCCCCAGCTCCCCGCAGCGCTCTTTACCCAGCTGGAAGATTTCTTTAAGCAGTTTGATACCGGCTCGTTTTTCCGTGTCGGCGCAATTCTCATCGATCCCGGGCACGGTGGAAAAGATCCCGGTACCGTCGGTTCTTATGTCGAAAACGGTAAGACTATTCCCGTGTATGAGAAAAATATTGCGTTAACCGTTTCTGTTACGCTCTATGATATGTTATCTAAAAATTATCCCGATAAAAAAATTCTCCTTACCCGCTCGGGTGATACGTATCCCAGTTTGGAGGAACGGGTCGAAATGGCAAATAAGGTTTCGCTCAAAAAAAACGAGGCGATACTGTATATTTCGATTCATGCAAACGCTTCTCCGTTCAATAAAAAACCTTACGGTTTTGAGGTTTGGTATTTACCTCCCGACTATCGCCGTGATTTAATCGACAAGAATACTGCATCGAAAGAAATTGTACATATTTTAAATTCGATGCTTGAAGAAGAATTTTCTACCGAAAGTATTTTGATTGCAAAAAATATTTCTGACGGTTTGGAGGCACAGATCGGTAAGGAAAGCAAAAACCGCGGTTTAAAAGAAAAAGAATGGTTCGTCGTGCGGAACGCAAAGATGCCGAGCGTCCTTATCGAGCTTGGTTTTGTAAGCAATCCCGAAGAAGCAAAGCGGCTGAATACCCCCTCCTACTTGCAAAAATGCGCACAGGGCATATATAATGGCCTCACCGCATTTATCTCTCGCTTCGAGAGTCAATAG